The sequence ACGCTGCTGCTGCCCCTAAACACAGTCAGCAGACCAATGATTAGGGTAATCCAGCCGCCGAGGCGAAACAGTTGGCCCCGCCGATCGCTGCTCACCCAGCTAGTTGAAACACCGACCCCCAGCATCATCGGCAGGGTGCCAAGGCCAAAGGCCAGCATCGTAGCCCCGCCGGCCCAGGGGTTGGTGGTCTCTGCCGCTTTAAGCTGAGCCGCATACAAAAAACCACAGGGAATCAGCCCCCACGCCAGCCCCAGCAGTAGCGGTGTCCAGCGCTGGGGGTTGAGGGAAAGGCCCTGCATGGCGCGATTGAGGCGATCGTGCAGGCCAGACATGGGGTTGAGAAAGGGCACCTTGGGCATGGACTGGGGGCTAATTTGGGCCAGCCCAAACCAGATCAACAGCAGCCCGGTCACGATGGCAACTCCCTGTCGCAGCGGACTGCCAATGCCCGCCATTTGCCCGCTGGCCACCAGCACCGAGCCTAGCGCTCCAATCCCAATGCCGACTAGGCCATAGCTGATCAGCCGGCCCAGGTTGATCAGCAGGTGAAAGAAGATATGCTGCCAACGGCTGGGCGCTGCCGATGACTGAGATAGGGAAAAGGCTACCGTAATG is a genomic window of Nodosilinea sp. E11 containing:
- a CDS encoding sulfite exporter TauE/SafE family protein, encoding MLDLLLIASVGFLGSFGHCLGMCGPITVAFSLSQSSAAPSRWQHIFFHLLINLGRLISYGLVGIGIGALGSVLVASGQMAGIGSPLRQGVAIVTGLLLIWFGLAQISPQSMPKVPFLNPMSGLHDRLNRAMQGLSLNPQRWTPLLLGLAWGLIPCGFLYAAQLKAAETTNPWAGGATMLAFGLGTLPMMLGVGVSTSWVSSDRRGQLFRLGGWITLIIGLLTVFRGSSSVDLTGHGALVCLFLALIARPVSRCWPSLLVYRRALGVGAFVLSIAHIGHMVTMGWNPLTLPFLLPRLQVGGWAGIVAFGLMTPLALTSFDQAQRYLGYQWRRLHLLSLPIFVLVVIHTLLLGSRYLGGFERSTPNQLAAIALVTLALVALLLRWRWFWSLLSLEKYYVSAKH